The DNA window TCCAAACCTTTGAAAATGGACATGGCTGTTTGATTATAATCCTCTTGAAGGACCAAAGATCTCGATATCCtttttattcatctctcttgATCTGCAAAGTTCATTTTTTGCAAATCCTAGAAATATCATATGGATATCACAGCCTTAAAAGTTGCAAACTTCATCTCAAACAAAGAAATGTGCTACTATAAGTTTCTTAGCCTGTGTATGCAGCATCACTCGAGGAAATTCTTGAGTATGCATGGTTTTCCCATCATTGCTACTGGTAAGATCCAGATTCCAGGCGGAAATGCTGTTCTTTTGCAACTGATTTACTTAACACTGATTGTTTGTTGAACCTTAAACATACTAGGATCTAATTTTGAGGCAGAGATGCATTTccttaatgttttttttatgtatattgCCATTGCAAGGAATTCTGTGTCATTAGACaattgtttgtttattttttgaCAGGGTGAACGCTTGCGACAAGCTATTCTTGAAAAATTCCAAGCAACCCAACTCCAGACCATGTCATATGTTGAAGAGAAGGTTCTGCAGAAGCTCCAGGAGAAAGAGGCTGAGATGGAAGACATTAACAAAAAGAATGTGGAACTTGAATTACGGTTGGAGCAGCTCGCTGTGGAGGCAAACGCTTGGCAACAAAGGGCAAAATATAGCGAGAACATGGTTAACACCCTCAAGCACAACCTACAGCAGGTTTACGCACAAAGCAGGGACAGTAAAGAAGGGTGTGGCGATAGCGAGGTTGACGACACAGCATCGTGCTGCAATGGCCAACCGGTCGACTTCCACCTCCTCCGCAAGGACAACAGCGAGATGAAGGAGTTGATGACGTGTAAGGTGTGCAGAGCGAATGAAGTGTGCATGCTTTTGTTACCTTGTAAACATGTATGTTTGTGTAAAGATTGTGAAAGCAAGTTGAGTGTGTGTCCCTTGTGTCAGTCCTCCAAGTACATAGGCATGGAGGTTTATATGTAATGGAATTATATGAATCTAACGCTGACTCTGTCTTAATTCTAATAGACTTGGTTCTTGCCTTAAGGACTTGATCATCACCTATGCCATATTCCTCTCTTAGTAATtgatatgaatatatatatgtCATGTATTCAATCGATATCTATTGGTAAAATGTGTTACCATCAAATTGTGATTTATCATTACCATTACCATTACCAATTTACTCTTAATAAGATGGCATATTGGAGATTTATAATTTTGTCGTGCATAGATTTGTTAGATTATTTTAAAAGTGCATAAATCATTTTCATTACATACTCATTGGAAATTAGTTTCGCTGATATAAACATAATTGAAGCTGAAAAATCAACCTTCAGAAATGTTGCACCATCGCATATGGGCtcgtgatttttaaaatatagtagCATCCAAATTATTTActcattataaaaataacaaaaatttaatAGTAAGATTTATTATGTTATACCATTATAAATCCCATTTATCAAAATTAACATATTAATGCTGCCATTTATCTCCCTTTCCTGATTATCTTCTTCAATTTACCTTTGAGtcaataaacaaaatatttgTTCTAGGACTGGGAGTATGTTATTTTGGGGGATTAATTTATTAAGACCTCATTCCACAATGAATATTcatgtttttaattttgatccgtccaaaatatttttatacatggCTCACTATTTTTTGATAATATtcattattgttttgtttttttttcttttggaaaatgagtttttaaaatgaattatcaCTCGTACACTCTACTTAACTAAAAAAAtcttatcaataaaattgcgattcattatcaaaatttataaatataaggCTTGCATATTTAAGCATAACTAGCCAGCACGTTTTCATGTATGCAAAAATGAAGTCAACTAGTAAtgtttaaaaatgaaatttgatgGTAGTTAACAAATCATTTATACACTAACCAAAATAAAAcgatttttttacaaaatatcCCAATTAAAATTAATCATGGTTCACGTTAAATAATTAACCCGAAATCTCAAATCTTTAAGTGGATGATAGTAATATCTTTAAATAGTGAATCGTAATCTAAATTGATAATTCCCCAGAAATGACTCGCTGATCATATACGAGCATATGACTGATCCAAAATTCACGAAATTCTTTTGCAAAAGCCCTAAAAAGTATTGCTGCAGTATGGAAGttgatgttttaattttataaatttgtttGAATCTTGCATGAATTTTGGGAAAATAATAAGAAAGAATCAATTTTTCTTTCAAGAGAGAATTAGGGCTGCGGATTTTGGAAGAATCCAAAGAAAAGATTGGAAAATTGCCAAGGTTAAAAGGAGGATGTTGAATTTGTGGGTATTTTTGTGCTGCATTTCCTATTTCATGGTTTTTTTCGCAGCTGCTGGAAATGTGGTCATGATTGCAAAGAATGTAACTTTTTCTTTCGACGACATTGAAGCTAACTTTGgtgagtttttattttatttttgtgaaagcttttcctttcctcttttttcttttcatatttTGGAATTGTATGGTTCATTTTGTGGAATTTGGTAATTTGTTTTATGGGTGTATTTGGATAATAGTTTCATAAACTTTGCCACTGGTTATTCCTATGCCAAAGGTTATGGTTAACATTTGTTTCAAATTATGTTTCTTCTTACATTTCATTGTTTGTGGTTGAAAAATGTATAATGGTAGCAACATTTAAATCTGTATGGGAAGAATATATTATATGCAGTACTTTTGGTATTTGAATTGATTGAGCCACTTTCATTATGTTCATTCTAATCATGTGGATGTTTGTGGTTAGTTTTAAACTTGTGTTGTATCTCGTTTCACGACAGAATTCTCTTAAGTTTACGAACTGTATCTAAGGAGGGAGTTTCAACTGTGATtcaatacttttttttattgctGATTGAATAATCAAGAATGTTGTTTTCGTTTCTGTATATCCATAGCTTCTAATGGTTTCTCTTTAGTAAACAAAatgatcaagaatttcattctTGCGTCTCTGCATATCCATAGCTTGTGACAGTTTCTCTTTAGTAAACAAAATGATCAAGAATTCCGTTTTTTTGTGTCTCAGTATTCCATAGCTTGTGATGGTTTCTCTTTAGTAAACAAAATGATCAAGAACACCATTTTTTGTGTCTCTGTGTATCCATAGCTTCTGATGGTTGCTCCTTATAAACAAAATGATCAAGAGCATCATTTTTGtcagtatatatatacatagctTGTGACGGTTGCTCTTTAGTGTACAAAATGGTCTGATGATAGATTTCTGTGGTTCTAGCACCGTCGGTGAGAGAGTCTGGAATATGTGGGACAGTGAGCATTGCAGAGCCTTTGGATGCTTGCTCATTGCTGACCAACGAAATAGTTTCAAGTATGAATGGCACCAGATATCCATTCGTGTTGATAATCAGAGGTGGATGTAGCTTTGAGGACAAAATTAGACGAGCACAAGCTGCTGGATTTGAAGCAGCCATTGTCTATGACAACGGAACCAGCGATTTAGTTGCAAGTAATCTTCTCTTTTCCAGCAACTTGTTTAATGAGaaattcatggatttgatgttGTGTTATCATCATATAGTCTTATATCTTATGTGGAATTGTTGGTGGATGAGATTTCCGAGGTTGAAAATTGAGGCTCATTTTAGCTTTTATTTGTCATTACATCGTCTTGTTCATGAATGAAGCTAATTAAGGGAGTTTGAAACTTTATCCCTACCCTTCTCCTACTAAGTGGTAATCCCATCTTTAACTTTACTTTATCTTGATATGTGGAAAAAACTAATGCACCGGAACCCATTAGATCTCGACATCAATAGGGCTAATATAGGTGGATAATGACCTCAAACCTTCCCTTTGCTTTATTCTTTGGTTTTTGACTGCTCTTGAGGTTCAAGCATGTGAAAATATGATTTGCACTTCAATTTAAAAATGCAGTGGCTGGAAATCCCGTTGGTATAAATATCAATGCAGTGTTTATCTCGAAAGTTTCCGGGGAAACACTTGCTAGATATGCTGGTACAGCTGATTTGCAGCTGTGGATTGTCCCGAGCTATGAGAATCCGTCTTGGTCTATGATAGCTCTGTCATTCATCTCTTTACTCGGTGTCTCAGCCGTGTTAGCTACTTGCTTCTTCGTGAGAAGGCACCGGTTCAGAAGTGAAAGGCCGCTAGCACCCCGTGTGAGAGAGTTCCACGGAATAAGCAGTCGTCTGGTGAAGGCAATGCCCAGCCTGATCTTCACAGCTGTTCTTGAGGACAACTGTACCTCTCAAACGTGCGCTATATGTCTCGAAGACTACAGTGTCGGAGAAAAGCTCAGAGTCCTTCCATGTCAACACAGTAAGTCTTTGactgaaatactccctccatccccgtTGATCTTGGCATGTTTCCTTTTTGCACAATCACTTACACTAACCTAAATAACCGTGCGGAAAAGAAAGAAGCCAAGTGTAATGGTTTTTTCGCTAGGCCATCTGCTCGAGTGATTTTTACGTTGCTTTTGACAGAATTCCATGCTGCCTGTGTCGACACCTGGTTAACGTCGtggagaaccttctgccccgTCTGCAAGCGAGATGCAAAAACAAAAACCATGAAGCCTCCAGCGTCAGAGTCCACACCATTGCTACCAGCTCCCCTTTCTCCATCTTCGGCTTCTTCACCGGAGTCATCATCGCCTATGCAGATAGGGCCATCAGTTTCACTCATCTACAACCTGCATTCTCATCAACCGCCCCAGAGTGATACACCTCCTCTCCAACCCGATGGTGCTTGTGCAGTGGCGTCTAACCCAACCACCTACACATCGTTGTCGACTCTCAGTTCCATATACGTCCTGCCCTATGTTCCGGCTGCAGGTAATGTTTCATCGACCTACTTTGGCTCTTCAAGTCACGTGTCGTAGGGAGTCGTTTGCAGCCACTATTGCAAATTGTACATGGTATTATAGGGCAATGTTTTAGCATCTAGAAGTGGATGGAAGGTTGTGACAGTGTATGTATATATAGGTTGTTCTTGTTCATATCTGTcaattttattcttctttttttcttctttgtttatgtaattatgttgtaatttttgtTGTTGTAACTTTTTTACTGGaatgatgaaataaaatgtttATAGTACCATACTGATGCATATTTTTGTAATTTCTTGGCGCTTATTTCACTTTGTTTGGAGATCATTCTACTTGTATCATGTGAATTTTTAACCCCctatttcattttcataattTATCTTCTAGCATATTAATGGCTATTCTGAAATTCACTGTGCTAAAAGTtgtgacaaaaataatttgtgaCAATCACAAAAACCATAAAAGGCATGATTATAGCTTTTTTTATTATAGCTTTTTTTGCTCTACTACTAAGTATAATATGCAGACCAAGTGCAGAAACAAGTTTTCACCACAAGTAATTTTATATATGGATCAAAAATAGTACGGAATAATCTGATGAACACATTCTTCCCAAACTTTGGTTTTCATGTCAAAAAAGCATACAATTAATTCCAGTAAAATCCTGAATCATCCCAAGTACTAAAGTAGGTGAGAAATATATCTGCATGGGCataaatttaaatcaaaatgtTACAGGAAACGAAAACCGTGGCTTATCCTATGTCCTCCTTTGATGATACAAGTATAAGATTTTTGTTATGCTTTAGAGGAATTTCTCAATGTCGATTTCCACAAAGGAGCACGGGTCTGGAATGTCGAAGTTATGCAACACCTGATTCGAACATGAATGAACAACACATTTATCAGTTAAAGGATCAGTTGAAGAATCATAAGTAACTGAGGAAATGGACCGAATAATCAGTGTACCTGTGGATGCACAATTCCGAAAGTACCAATTTTAGCCCCTTTGAATATGATGTGTGCTTGTCTACCTTTAAGATACTCCGGTTCCTGCACCCAGGATATTGTAGTGAGGATATCATTCGAAAGAAGATCTATACAACAGTTGAGCTAAAACAAGACATACATTTGAACTTTCTATGTAGTAGCCTGTCTTGTCTCCAGGTGATACAAAT is part of the Salvia splendens isolate huo1 chromosome 6, SspV2, whole genome shotgun sequence genome and encodes:
- the LOC121809292 gene encoding probable BOI-related E3 ubiquitin-protein ligase 2 isoform X1, whose translation is MASLPQNHFQQFLQQPSSQPQQQSNSYRDMYNGNVDGQISQQVPYFNTPNLLDQHPPYIPPFQVAGLALGPTHDENGMESQWNLGLEAKKKRPIEQVFLENNLNNNSSNNNSQISSVDLLQARSVSTGLGLSLENPRLTSSGDSALLGLVGDSLDRELMRQDAEIDRYIKLQGERLRQAILEKFQATQLQTMSYVEEKVLQKLQEKEAEMEDINKKNVELELRLEQLAVEANAWQQRAKYSENMVNTLKHNLQQVYAQSRDSKEGCGDSEVDDTASCCNGQPVDFHLLRKDNSEMKELMTCKVCRANEVCMLLLPCKHVCLCKDCESKLSVCPLCQSSKYIGMEVYM
- the LOC121806315 gene encoding receptor homology region, transmembrane domain- and RING domain-containing protein 2-like; protein product: MNFGKIIRKNQFFFQERIRAADFGRIQRKDWKIAKVKRRMLNLWVFLCCISYFMVFFAAAGNVVMIAKNVTFSFDDIEANFAPSVRESGICGTVSIAEPLDACSLLTNEIVSSMNGTRYPFVLIIRGGCSFEDKIRRAQAAGFEAAIVYDNGTSDLVAMAGNPVGININAVFISKVSGETLARYAGTADLQLWIVPSYENPSWSMIALSFISLLGVSAVLATCFFVRRHRFRSERPLAPRVREFHGISSRLVKAMPSLIFTAVLEDNCTSQTCAICLEDYSVGEKLRVLPCQHKFHAACVDTWLTSWRTFCPVCKRDAKTKTMKPPASESTPLLPAPLSPSSASSPESSSPMQIGPSVSLIYNLHSHQPPQSDTPPLQPDGACAVASNPTTYTSLSTLSSIYVLPYVPAAGNVSSTYFGSSSHVS
- the LOC121809292 gene encoding probable BOI-related E3 ubiquitin-protein ligase 2 isoform X2, translated to MASLPQNHFQQFLQQPSSQPQQQSNSYRDMYNGNVDGQISQQVPYFNTPNLLDQHPPYIPPCLALGPTHDENGMESQWNLGLEAKKKRPIEQVFLENNLNNNSSNNNSQISSVDLLQARSVSTGLGLSLENPRLTSSGDSALLGLVGDSLDRELMRQDAEIDRYIKLQGERLRQAILEKFQATQLQTMSYVEEKVLQKLQEKEAEMEDINKKNVELELRLEQLAVEANAWQQRAKYSENMVNTLKHNLQQVYAQSRDSKEGCGDSEVDDTASCCNGQPVDFHLLRKDNSEMKELMTCKVCRANEVCMLLLPCKHVCLCKDCESKLSVCPLCQSSKYIGMEVYM